Proteins found in one Epinephelus fuscoguttatus linkage group LG4, E.fuscoguttatus.final_Chr_v1 genomic segment:
- the LOC125887236 gene encoding cryptochrome-2-like codes for MVVNSVHWFRKGLRLHDNPVLQEALNGADTVRCVYILDPWFAGAANVGINRWRFLLEALEDLDSSLKKLNSRLFVVRGQPTDVFPRLFKEWKVTRLTFEYDPEPYGKERDGAIIKMAQEFGVETVVRNSHTLYNLDRIIEVNNNSPPLTFKRFQTIVSRLELPRRPLPPITKQQMDKCRTKIADNHDQLYSIPSLEELGFKTEGLPPAVWHGGESEALDRLNKHLDKKVWVANLEHPRVNTCSLYASPTGLSPYLRFGCLSCRVLYYNLRELYMKLRKRCSPPLSLFGQLLWREFFYTAATNNPNFDRMDGNPICVQIPWDQNPEALAKWAEGRTGFPWIDAIMTQLRQEGWIHHLARHAVACFLTRGDLWISWESGMKVFEELLLDADWSVNAGSWMWLSCSAFFQQFFHCYCPVGFGRRTDPSGDYIRRYIPILKDYPNRYIYEPWNAPESVQKAANCVVGVDYPKPMINHAEGSRLNIERMKQVYQQLSHYRGLSLLASVPTIQEEAEPSQTSSGPDSPPKGPAECEAACCSTAPDSSTVCASSTYAPHPDLEEVANSHLSQTPCASLDSHTQLCAAITSTSASHPPSTAAPPSPPSVPAMSLLSRSKPSSPSSSCPSSSPSPSPAMTMTQPSSVGHRKKGVARKMRRSHRQRGRQSFTSAVREGERRAEEEDKEEAAGEERMEEDFEQDEERMEEGTPEETAGHQQ; via the exons gttTCTGCTGGAGGCTTTGGAGGACCTGGACAGCAGTCTGAAGAAACTCAATTCCAGATTGTTTGTTGTCAGAGGGCAGCCTACTGATGTTTTCCCGAGGCTTTTTAAG GAATGGAAAGTGACCAGGCTGACATTTGAATATGACCCAGAGCCTTATGGGAAGGAGAGGGATGGGGCTATCATCAAGATGGCCCAAGAGTTTGGAGTGGAGACTGTTGTCAGAAACTCGCACACCCTCTACAACCTGGATAG GATAATAGAGGTGAACAACAACAGCCCTCCACTGACCTTTAAGCGGTTTCAGACCATTGTGAGCAGACTGGAGTTGCCCAGGAGACCTCTGCCTCCCATCACCAAGCAACAGATGGATAAATGTCGCACTAAAATAGCTGACAATCATGACCAGCTATACAGTATACCTTCACTGGAAGAACTAG GTTTCAAGACAGAAGGTTTACCTCCAGCTGTGTGGCACGGAGGAGAGTCGGAGGCTTTGGACAGACTCAACAAACATCTGGACAAAAAG GTGTGGGTGGCTAACTTAGAGCACCCTCGTGTCAACACATGCTCTCTGTATGCCAGTCCCACTGGCCTCAGCCCCTACCTGCGCTTCGGCTGTCTGTCCTGTAGGGTGTTGTACTACAACCTCAGAGAGCTCTACATGAAG CTCCGTAAACGTTGCAGTCCTCCTCTGTCCCTGTTCGGCCAGCTGTTATGGAGGGAGTTCTTCTACACAGCTGCCACCAACAACCCAAACTTTGACCGCATGGACGGAAACCCCATCTGTGTCCAG ATCCCATGGGACCAGAACCCAGAGGCACTGGCCAAGTGGGCTGAGGGTCGGACTGGTTTTCCCTGGATTGACGCCATCATGACCCAGCTGAGACAGGAGGGCTGGATCCACCACCTGGCCCGACACGCCGTGGCCTGTTTCCTCACCAGGGGAGACCTGTGGATCAGCTGGGAGAGCGGCATGAAG gTGTTTGAGGAGCTGCTTCTGGATGCAGACTGGAGTGTAAATGCTGGAAGCTGGATGTGGCTGTCCTGCAGTGCCTTCTTCCAGCAGTTCTTCCACTGCTACTGTCCCGTTGGCTTTGGAAGGAGGACTGACCCGTCAGGAGACTACATCAG GCGTTACATTCCCATCTTAAAGGACTACCCAAACCGCTACATCTATGAGCCATGGAACGCCCCGGAGTCGGTCCAGAAGGCAGCCAACTGTGTGGTGGGAGTGGATTACCCCAAACCTATGATCAACCACGCAGAGGGCAGCAGGCTAAACATTGAGAGAATGAAACAAGTTTACCAGCAGCTCTCACATTACAGAGGACTCA gtctACTGGCATCGGTACCAACGATCCAAGAGGAGGCGGAGCCGTCTCAGACCAGCAGTGGCCCCG attcTCCTCCCAAAGGTCctgctgagtgtgaagcagcttGTTGCTCCACAGCTCCTGATTCATCCACAGTGTGTGCATCCTCCACCTATGCTCCACACCCAGACCTGGAGGAGGTAGCCAACAGTCACCTATCCCAGACACCCTGCGCCTCCttggactcacacacacagctctgtgcAGCCATAACATCTACATCTGCCAGCCATCCTCCGTCCACAGCTGCTCCTCCCTCCCCACCCTCAGTACCAGCCATGAGCCTTCTGTCAAGGTCCAaaccctcctccccttcctcttcATGTCCCAGCTCGTCCCCGTCCCCCAGTCCAGCCATGACCATGACTCAGCCGTCCTCTGTGGGGCATAGGAAGAAAGGTGTCGCTCGCAAGATGCGGCGCAGCCACAGACAGCGAGGGCGACAGAGCTTCACTTCAGCAgtcagggagggagagaggagagcagaggaggaggacaaggaggaagcagcaggggaggagaggatggaggaggactTTGAGCAGGATGAGGAGAGAATGGAGGAGGGGACTCCTGAAGAGACGGCAGGACATCAGCAGTGA